Proteins encoded together in one Musa acuminata AAA Group cultivar baxijiao chromosome BXJ3-6, Cavendish_Baxijiao_AAA, whole genome shotgun sequence window:
- the LOC103989449 gene encoding dnaJ protein homolog has translation MFGRAPKKSNNTKYYEVLGVPKSASQDDLKKAYRKAAIKNHPDKGGDPEKFKELAQAYEVLSDPEKREIYDQYGEDALKEGMGGGGGHDPFDIFSSFFGGSPFGGGSSRGRRQRRGEDVIHPLKVSLEDLYNGTSKKLSLSRNVICRKCKGKGSKSGASMKCSGCQGIGMKVTIRQFGPGMIQQMQHPCNDCKGTGETINEKDRCSQCKGEKVVQEKKVLEVVVEKGMQNGQKITFPGEADEAPDTVTGDIVFILQQKDHPKFKRKGDDIFYEHTLSLTEALCGFQFVLTHLDNRQLLIKSNPGEVVKPDQFKAIDDEGMPMYQRPFMRGKLYIHFTVDFPDSLTPDQCKALEAVLPPRQALQMTEMELDECEETILNNVNIEEEMRRKQAQSQEAYDEDDDVHGGARVQCAQQ, from the exons ATGTTCGGAAGAGCGCCGAAGAAGAGCAACAACACGAAGTACTACGAGGTACTTGGGGTGCCCAAGAGCGCGTCGCAGGATGATCTGAAGAAGGCCTACCGGAAGGCCGCCATCAAGAACCACCCAGACAAGGGCGGCGACCCCGAGAAG TTCAAGGAGTTAGCTCAGGCTTATGAAGTTCTGAGTGATCCTGAAAAGCGTGAGATCTATGATCAGTATGGTGAAGATGCCCTCAAGGAGGGAATGGGTGGTGGAGGTGGCCATGACCCATTCGATATTTTCTCGTCTTTCTTTGGTGGGAGTCCCTTTGGAG GAGGAAGCAGCAGGGGACGAAGGCAGAGGAGAGGGGAGGACGTGATCCACCCTCTGAAGGTGTCTTTGGAAGACCTCTACAATGGAACTTCTAAGAAGCTGTCACTCTCACGAAATGTCATCTGCCGGAAGTGCAAGGG CAAGGGCTCAAAATCTGGTGCTTCGATGAAGTGCTCTGGCTGTCAGGGTATTGGTATGAAGGTGACAATACGTCAGTTTGGCCCGGGCATGATTCAGCAGATGCAGCACCCATGCAATGACTGCAAGGGGACTGGGGAGACCATCAATGAGAAGGATCGCTGCTCGCAATGCAAAGGTGAGAAGGTTGTCCAGGAGAAGAAAGTGCTGGAGGTTGTGGTGGAGAAGGGTATGCAAAATGGTCAGAAGATCACCTTCCCTGGTGAGGCCGACGAAGCG CCTGATACCGTCACTGGAGACATTGTGTTCATCCTTCAACAGAAGGATCACCCCAAGTTCAAGAGAaagggggatgatatcttttatgAGCATACGCTGTCCCTCACCGAGGCTCTCTGTGGCTTCCAGTTTGTTTTGACTCACCTCGACAACAGGCAGCTGCTCATTAAATCGAATCCTGGTGAAGTTGTTAAGCCTG ATCAATTCAAGGCAATCGATGATGAGGGTATGCCAATGTACCAGCGGCCCTTCATGAGGGGGAAGCTCTACATTCACTTCACCGTTGACTTCCCCGATTCATTGACACCGGATCAGTGCAAGGCTCTCGAGGCGGTGCTCCCTCCAAGGCAGGCGTTACAGATGACAGAGATGGAGCTGGATGAATGCGAGGAGACGATACTAAACAATGTTAACATCGAGGAGGAGATGCGGAGGAAACAGGCCCAATCTCAGGAGGCATACGATGAGGATGACGATGTTCATGGCGGTGCCCGAGTGCAGTGCGCGCAACAGTAA